A stretch of the Polluticoccus soli genome encodes the following:
- a CDS encoding 23S rRNA (pseudouridine(1915)-N(3))-methyltransferase RlmH gives MHIEIWSIGKENDSFIDEGIRYYFQKTKPYNSVELCILQPPKKLATTDIERAKQVEEELILKKLQPQHYLVLLDERGKQLNSIQWSQQFQQLMNQGTKTLVLLIGGAYGVSDNVKKRANQVWSLSPLVFPHQLVRLILAEQVYRSFSILNNSPYHHS, from the coding sequence ATGCATATAGAAATATGGTCTATTGGAAAAGAAAATGATTCGTTTATCGACGAAGGCATTCGCTATTACTTCCAAAAAACAAAACCATATAACAGCGTTGAACTATGTATACTTCAACCACCTAAAAAACTGGCCACAACAGACATAGAAAGGGCCAAGCAGGTAGAAGAAGAGCTGATACTCAAAAAACTGCAGCCACAACACTATCTCGTATTGCTTGATGAAAGAGGCAAACAGTTAAACTCAATTCAATGGTCGCAACAGTTTCAGCAGCTAATGAACCAGGGAACGAAAACACTGGTATTGCTGATAGGCGGTGCATACGGTGTGAGCGACAATGTGAAGAAGCGGGCCAACCAGGTATGGTCTTTGTCTCCATTAGTATTCCCGCATCAACTGGTGCGGCTCATTCTGGCCGAACAGGTATACCGCTCGTTCAGCATACTAAATAATTCTCCCTACCATCATTCATAA
- a CDS encoding YihY/virulence factor BrkB family protein, producing MPGRQKITAKGIWEVTKDTFKGFSDDKITKLSASLAYYTVFSMGPLLVVIIALCGLFLEKEAVENKIYFVLEDFVGKDTALQLQQIIQNAGIGDKGTIAAVVGIVVLLLGATSVFGEIQDSINSIWGLKPKPKRGWLKMLLNRFLSFSVIISLGFLLLVSLAITAVIEGLSARLQASFPDVAVVVFYIVNLILTLGISTLIFAVIFKVLPDARIKWKDVFAGALITAVLFMIGKFAISLYISQTKVGSTYGAAGSLVVLLVWVYYSSIILYLGAEFTKAYAVKYGSAIHPNDYAVTFKEVEVETGKETVQEKEENKNDE from the coding sequence ATGCCTGGCAGACAGAAGATAACCGCTAAAGGCATCTGGGAAGTCACAAAGGATACATTCAAGGGGTTCTCAGATGATAAGATCACAAAACTGAGCGCGTCATTAGCATATTACACTGTATTCTCAATGGGGCCGCTTTTGGTAGTCATTATTGCCCTATGTGGTCTCTTCCTCGAAAAGGAGGCGGTAGAGAACAAAATATATTTCGTCCTGGAAGATTTTGTTGGGAAAGACACTGCATTACAATTGCAGCAGATCATACAAAATGCAGGCATAGGCGACAAAGGCACCATAGCAGCTGTTGTAGGTATTGTCGTCCTTCTACTCGGTGCCACCAGCGTTTTTGGGGAGATACAAGATTCTATTAATTCTATCTGGGGCCTGAAGCCTAAGCCAAAACGCGGTTGGCTTAAAATGTTACTGAACCGTTTCCTATCGTTTTCTGTCATCATCAGCCTCGGCTTTCTGCTGCTGGTGTCCTTAGCTATTACCGCTGTTATTGAAGGACTAAGCGCGCGCTTACAGGCAAGCTTTCCGGATGTCGCGGTAGTGGTATTTTACATTGTCAATCTCATCCTGACGCTGGGCATCAGCACGCTTATATTCGCGGTTATCTTCAAGGTTTTGCCAGACGCCCGCATCAAATGGAAAGATGTATTCGCAGGTGCGTTAATTACCGCGGTTCTTTTTATGATCGGCAAGTTCGCCATTTCATTATACATATCTCAGACAAAAGTTGGCAGTACTTACGGAGCTGCGGGGTCGCTTGTAGTGCTGCTGGTATGGGTGTACTATTCTTCTATTATCCTTTATCTCGGAGCAGAGTTTACAAAGGCTTATGCTGTCAAATATGGATCAGCCATACACCCCAATGACTATGCCGTTACGTTTAAAGAGGTTGAGGTAGAAACAGGGAAGGAAACTGTACAGGAGAAGGAGGAGAACAAAAATGACGAATAA
- a CDS encoding L,D-transpeptidase, with product MTKTAMRLHLVFCLSISAALFTGCGEQHNNEQTATYTDTATVAKTVPAANPDTLGFTLPVLDALFYEDGFEAQLKSELQLTDEQVQKLKEVAHASVANLTEEGPYSGSTRAANAYSREQVKNVIGEEKTNQLLQLVARRYANGDTDGLLPTQPNAIPTDTRVIVNIPAFRMDVFQDGKLLKTYRIGIGYPEFPLPIGMRRAEQIIFNPTWTPPDEPWVKGKVQPGKKVAAGSKLNPLGPIKIPIGLPNLIHGGKAVSKLGNFASHGCVGLSNQQVQDFAGQLSQLSGTQLTVDSISGFEKNKTETKNVKLNKAIPVELRYETIVAENGNLHIYRDVYERGTNTQENLTGVLAVYGIKYESLSEQEKAAITQALNAMNQDAKGEPIAGVGNNANATNDTLSKNSEDTATDKKERTKKGKVTKAVKRQKEIVVPVGALAGKGYPAPVSLDSGAKSTVTRH from the coding sequence ATGACAAAAACTGCAATGCGTCTGCACCTTGTTTTCTGCCTGTCGATCAGTGCAGCCTTGTTTACCGGATGCGGTGAACAACATAATAACGAGCAAACTGCAACCTATACTGATACAGCCACTGTAGCAAAAACAGTTCCTGCAGCTAACCCCGATACCTTGGGTTTTACACTGCCGGTTCTCGACGCACTTTTTTATGAGGATGGATTTGAGGCCCAGCTCAAGTCAGAACTTCAACTGACCGATGAGCAGGTACAGAAGCTAAAGGAGGTTGCCCACGCTTCAGTGGCTAACCTTACAGAAGAAGGGCCTTATTCCGGCTCCACCAGGGCGGCAAATGCCTATTCCCGTGAACAAGTAAAAAATGTGATCGGCGAAGAAAAGACCAACCAGCTATTGCAACTGGTAGCAAGGCGATATGCCAACGGCGATACAGATGGACTCCTTCCCACACAACCCAATGCCATACCAACAGATACACGTGTTATTGTCAATATCCCTGCATTTAGGATGGACGTCTTCCAGGATGGGAAACTGTTGAAAACCTACCGTATAGGTATCGGTTATCCTGAATTCCCGCTACCCATAGGAATGCGCAGGGCAGAGCAGATTATTTTCAATCCGACATGGACACCGCCCGATGAACCCTGGGTGAAAGGCAAAGTGCAACCGGGTAAAAAGGTGGCCGCCGGCAGTAAGCTTAACCCCCTGGGACCTATCAAGATACCTATTGGTTTACCCAATCTTATTCATGGTGGTAAAGCGGTATCTAAGCTGGGCAACTTCGCATCGCACGGTTGCGTAGGACTGTCGAACCAGCAGGTGCAGGATTTTGCCGGCCAGTTATCTCAACTGTCGGGCACGCAACTGACAGTGGATAGTATATCTGGTTTTGAAAAAAATAAGACAGAAACGAAAAACGTAAAGCTGAATAAAGCGATCCCTGTAGAACTGCGCTATGAAACCATTGTTGCAGAAAACGGCAACCTTCATATTTACCGCGATGTGTATGAGCGGGGCACCAATACACAGGAAAATCTTACGGGTGTACTTGCGGTCTATGGAATAAAATATGAAAGTCTCAGTGAGCAGGAAAAGGCAGCCATCACACAAGCATTAAACGCGATGAACCAGGATGCAAAGGGCGAGCCGATAGCCGGTGTCGGTAATAATGCCAACGCAACCAACGATACATTGTCAAAAAACAGTGAGGACACTGCCACTGACAAGAAGGAACGGACAAAAAAAGGAAAAGTGACCAAAGCTGTGAAGAGGCAAAAAGAGATCGTGGTGCCCGTCGGGGCGCTAGCCGGAAAAGGCTACCCTGCACCGGTTAGCTTAGATTCAGGTGCGAAAAGTACCGTGACAAGGCATTGA
- a CDS encoding MarC family protein, translated as MFGSGIELSQILTVTFTLFAIIDILGSIPLLLTLKTKMGDISSAQATLVSGSLMLLFFFVGEEMLNIMGLDIHSFAIAGSIVIFILALEMVLGMEIFRADKDAKAGNVVPIAFPIIAGSGTLTTIMSLKAVYSGYNILIAILINLVIVYVILRSLTLIERLLGQSGILVVRKFFGVILLAIAIKIFRNNVGI; from the coding sequence ATGTTCGGATCAGGTATTGAATTGTCGCAAATTCTTACGGTAACATTCACCTTGTTTGCCATCATCGATATATTGGGATCTATACCCCTGCTGCTTACGTTGAAGACGAAAATGGGGGATATCAGTTCTGCGCAGGCTACATTGGTTTCCGGTTCGCTAATGCTCCTTTTCTTTTTTGTGGGTGAGGAGATGTTGAACATCATGGGGTTGGATATTCACTCGTTTGCTATCGCAGGTTCTATCGTGATATTTATTCTGGCGCTCGAGATGGTGTTGGGAATGGAGATATTCCGCGCGGACAAGGACGCGAAGGCGGGCAACGTAGTTCCTATTGCATTCCCCATCATTGCCGGTTCGGGTACGCTTACCACTATTATGTCTCTGAAAGCTGTTTATAGCGGCTATAATATCCTGATCGCTATCCTGATCAACCTGGTGATCGTTTATGTCATTTTGCGGTCGCTTACACTTATCGAAAGACTATTGGGGCAGTCGGGCATACTGGTAGTGCGGAAATTTTTTGGTGTGATACTGCTGGCAATTGCCATTAAGATATTCAGGAATAACGTTGGGATATAG
- a CDS encoding DUF6966 domain-containing protein, with the protein MKLLSLCEDIMQLCHNGYEPNWEKTFRYFVEEIKAGNAIEIKREIQNIYTGMGSFNDLILQKDGELLSLNNRLDTLRQMLYQEITR; encoded by the coding sequence ATGAAATTACTTAGTTTATGTGAAGACATAATGCAATTATGCCACAATGGATACGAACCAAATTGGGAGAAAACATTTAGGTATTTTGTTGAAGAGATTAAAGCAGGAAATGCAATAGAGATTAAAAGAGAAATTCAAAACATATATACGGGTATGGGTTCGTTTAATGATTTGATTTTACAAAAAGATGGAGAGCTTCTTTCTTTAAACAATAGGTTAGATACATTAAGGCAAATGCTGTATCAAGAGATAACAAGATAG